DNA from Lucilia cuprina isolate Lc7/37 unplaced genomic scaffold, ASM2204524v1 Scaffold_1589, whole genome shotgun sequence:
TTGGCTATAAATAGCATAGAATTAGCCAAGGCACTGCTGCCACTGCCGGCTAATATAAATGATGCCGGTGGAGGAGGGGGAGGAGTATTGGGTGATGACGCTAGTAACAGTGGCAATAACGGATATGCAAACAATTATCCAGGAAACGGAAGTGAAAGTAATTTGcctcaacaacagcagcacGAGCAGACATTTATGAACACTGAACCGGattttataattgttgttattggtttTGCCTCTCTGGCCAATGCCTTGGCCGCTTTGATTTTAACCATCATGTTAATTT
Protein-coding regions in this window:
- the LOC124421109 gene encoding ATP-binding cassette sub-family C member Sur-like, whose product is WHKTLLTFHNIRAAVALLLLAINSIELAKALLPLPANINDAGGGGGGVLGDDASNSGNNGYANNYPGNGSESNLPQQQQHEQTFMNTEPDFIIVVIGFASLANALAALILTIMLIWFHRMVELKKSLEFLYISSTLSVLIFVLRIYELAEIVYYDSLMALESIIQASSALCLLLLAIIDGFTVYKE